The DNA segment ACCTGACATGATTCCCTTGCATATGTTAAAAAGATATGTTGACAAATGACACGGCACAACAATACCATATCGTGAATCGTTGACAAGATCGTAAGCAACGTGCATGCAACAATGAATAGGTTTCTCGAAAAAACCGCTTTGATAAGGCATTTATAATGATTTCAAGAGCAACGCAACCCACCGTTACCAACCTCTCAATCCTTTTTTTTGCAACATTTCTCCTCAGAGCACTCGTTTTCCAGCTCTACATCAGACCAAATAAATATTATCATGCACCAGATTCCTTGGACTATCACTCATGTACACTCGGACTTACGTTCAAAGGATCGTTTTGCTACCTCGATCACCCAACCCCCATTTATTGGAGAACCCCAGGTTATCCCTGGTTCCTAAAACAGTTCTACGCTCATCATAGAGAAACTATCACTTCCATTGATTTTTCTGATGCCGCTACTGCCCAACAAGCGGCCTTATGGTTTCAGATCTTTCTCTGTTCATTTATTCCCCTTATACTTCTTTTTTTGGCACTCGCATTAACACGCAGCTTCTGGATAGCATGGATGCTTGCCTGGATATCTTGTCTTCATGTTGGTTTTATTCTGAATAGTATGACCCTTATGACTGACGGCCTTGGGTCCATTCTCTTTTATCTATTTCTCTACCTATTTTATCTAAGATTTAGCTTGATTGGAGAAACGGCTCGTAACAAATACAATCTTTCCTCTATGATCGGAGCTGCAGCTGCACTAGCACTTTATACATGGCTCAGGCCTATGGGTGAAAAAGTTGACATATTGATGACAATACTCCTTCTATTCTCAGGAGAAAATTGGAAAACAATATGGAAAAAAATCATACTTTTTGGTGGATTATTTTTCGGCCTTCTTTCGCCGTGGTATATAAGGAATTATCATCTGACTGATTCCTGTTTTTTTTGGCCAAGCGGACTTCACCTCAACCTTTTCTCGACATCAAAGATAGTACGTCGTGTCAAAAACATCTCGATTGAAAAAGCCCACCAACAACAATCGGACGCAACAACTCAACTTACCCGCCAGCGATATAAAGAGGCATTTATAAAGAAAACCAAAGTTCCTTGCGGTTATTTAATTCATCAGGAAATTGCGATGCCATGGATACGCAGATACCCAGGTTACTTTTTATACGATTTTTTTGTACAAATACTGTGCACGGCCTTTGACCTCTACTCATTGCAATTGATGCATTTTTTTCACAATACCTATCACTATGAACCATTGGAGCGATACATAACCGAAGACATTCCTGACGCTCTCTATAGCAAACCACTTCCAATTAGCAGTCGTCTAATATGTTGGCTAGAATTCTTCTTCATGCTCCTAATGTGGACTGGCATCATTCTTGGTTTTTGGAAATTCATCATTGCCGAGTTTATTTCCCTATTTAGAAAAAAGTCACAACTTCCCGCAGTTACATTTTTATGGCTCAAGCTTTTGCCACTTGCAGGCGCTGTAATTGCGATGGGAGGGTTTTTTGGTTGTGCAAGATTACGGTTACCCGTTGAACCACTCTTGCTTATATTGTCCTTATCCTTTTGGTATACAGTAATTGTAAAACGTCAACCTCTGTCTTCGGGAAAGATTGCCCTATGAAAAAATTATATGCACCATGGCGTAATACTTATACACAAGAAGAAGCGCTTAAAAATAAGGATGATGACCCGCAATCAGCATGCGTTTTTTGCAAAAAACTCGCTGAAAATGAAGATAGAAAGCACTATATTCTTGAAAGATTCCGCCACTGTACTGTGCTCTTGAATCTCTATCCCTACAATGCAGGCCACCTCTTAATTATCACAAATGAACATCATGCAAATTTAAACTCTCTCTCTCCTGCAGCTCGAACCGAACTCATAGAATTGACCAACTCCTGTATTGAAATCCTAAAAACAGCCTTAGGTTGCCATGGCACCAATGTTGGATTAAACCTAGGAAAGATTGCAGGTGCAGGTATCCCCGCGCATCTTCACATGCATATACTTCCGCGTTGGCTCGGTGATACTAACTTTCTTCCCACTTTAACCGACACCAAGGCTATCTCCTTTGATCTCAATGATATTTATAATGAGCTGAAGCCATATTTCGAAAAAAATATTATCTAAATATAAAAACTCTTGAGCTCGCAAATCACCCTCTGGTACAGTGATAAAGAGAAGAGGAATTACTTCCCGGAATCAGGAGTTTTATTCATGCGAGATGTGCATCTGCGAAGATTGCTCCTCACTTTTTTGATCCCTGTGTGTAGTATCGCTACCAAGACACCTGTTGAGAGCAGACCAATGACTCAACTTGATGATGTCGACTACAACCCTCAGATCGAAAAATGGAGGACAACGTACTACGTTAACGATTTTAACCAAACGTATAAAAATGCGCTGGCTAGCTTTATTGCATATTTACTTGAAGACAAGCCGTCATCTGAAACGTTTAATCGTCAATTCAATGCTCTCCACGAATCTTTTCCCAATCCTATGAGAGACTTCCATTTAGCAACCGTAAAGCTATTTGAGAACGCCATACTCGAAGCGTACAAAACAGGCTCCTGTAATGACAACTCATGGAAACGTATGCTAAATCAGTGCTATGAGTGTGTGTATGGAATGCTTGAACCAGAAAATACCACTTATAATTACGGAAACAAGACGAGTCTAAGTCTTCCAAAGCCAAAGAATAGCAAGAAATAAGCCCTAAAAGAGACCTTCTTTGTACATTGCCTCCCTGACCAAACCTGCTAGAATGATTTCAAAATAAGATTTTTATTCTAGTAGCCAAGAGCAGGGTTTTCCATGAAATCACTCGAGATCCGTAAAAAATTTTTCGACTTCTTTACACAACATGGCCATACCCTTGTCCCAAGCTCATCATTGATTCCCGCCGATGATCCCACATTGTTATTTGCCAATGCAGGAATGAACCAGTTCAAGGATGTCTTTCTAGGCAAAGAGAAGCGCAGCTATACCCGTGCCGTAAGCATTCAAAAATGTGTGCGTGCAGGCGGTAAGCATAATGATCTTGATAATGTCGGATTCACGAGACGGCATCTCACATTCTTCGAGATGATGGGTAACTTTTCATTTGGCGACTATTTCAAAAAAGAAGCTATTCAATTTGCTTGGAACTTTCTCACGAAAGAAATGGGATTACCCGCTGATAAACTGTATCCAACCGTATTTGAGCAGGATGATGAGGCCTATAATCTTTGGCATACTATAATTGGCGTTCCAAAAGAACGTATTTACCGTTTAGGCGCATCAGACAATTTTTGGCAGATGGGGGATACTGGACCGTGTGGTCCATGTTCAGAAATCTTGATGGATCTTGGTCCGGAATTTGGCTGCGGCAAAAAAACGTGTGCACCCGGATGTTCGTGTGATCGCTATTTTGAGATCTGGAACCTTGTGTTCATGCAATTTAACCGACAGCCTGACGGCACCGACCTGCCACTATCTCAAACTGGTGTCGATACCGGTATGGGGCTTGAACGACTTACTCTTGCCGTACAAAAAGTTGGATCGGTATTTGAAACTGATTTATTCACCCCAATCATCAAAAAAATAGAACAACTTACTGGCATAATCTATAAAGATCAGGATGTAAAAGTTAAAGGAGCATTTAACGTTTTGGCTGATCACATTCGATCTTCATCTATGATCATCGCCGATGGAGCCTATCCATCTAATGAGGGCCGTGGATACGTAGTACGTAAAATAATTCGTCGTGCCGCGCTATTTTCTCAAAAATTGTCTGACAAGCCGCTCCTCTCTGATCTAGTTCCTATCGTCGTAAAAGAGCTGGGATCAATTTACCCAGAATTGCGTGATGCCCAAGACCGTATTATCGCCCTCATAGACCAAGAGATTGAGCAGTTCTCATCTAACCTTGTCCGTGGGCAAACAGTTCTCAATCGGTACATGTCAGAAAACACTAAGAAGCAAATTACAGGCGCAGAAGCTTTCACACTTTATGATACCTATGGATTTCCATTGGAGCTCACCCGCGTTATCGCTGAGGAAGCCGGATTTATAGTCGATATAGCAGGCTTCGAACAAGAAATGGAACAACAACGGATCCGATCTGGCAAAAAATCAAACTATGTTCAAGAAGAACTTCACCTTGATGATACTACAACAGAATTCACGGGTTACCAGGAACTTTATACATCATCACCCATTCAAGCCCTAATAGTAGACAACGTGCGCGTACAATCAGCAGAGAAAGGACGAGTCGTTTGGATTATACCAAAACACTCTCCATTTTACGTAGAATGTGGGGGCCAGATTGGTGATCATGGAACAGTAACAATCAAAAACCATACAGCCCAAGTCACACAGCTACGGACCTTTAACAATGCCATTGGCATCGAGATAACTGCACCGACAACCCTTTCCTGCGGCGATATTATTATCCAAGAAGTCGCCAAGAAGCATCGTGCTAATATTATGAAAAATCACACCGCTACCCACCTACTACAGGCAGCGCTTGTTGAGATATTGGGAACAGGGATAAAGCAATCTGGTTCTCTGGTACATCCTGAGTACTTGCGATTTGATTTCACCTATCACAAGCAATTGAGTCCGGAAGAGATCTCCAAAATTGAACGACGCGTTAATGAAATGATCATGGAAAACATTATCGTCACAACACATGAG comes from the Candidatus Babeliales bacterium genome and includes:
- a CDS encoding HIT domain-containing protein yields the protein MKKLYAPWRNTYTQEEALKNKDDDPQSACVFCKKLAENEDRKHYILERFRHCTVLLNLYPYNAGHLLIITNEHHANLNSLSPAARTELIELTNSCIEILKTALGCHGTNVGLNLGKIAGAGIPAHLHMHILPRWLGDTNFLPTLTDTKAISFDLNDIYNELKPYFEKNII
- the alaS gene encoding alanine--tRNA ligase; this translates as MKSLEIRKKFFDFFTQHGHTLVPSSSLIPADDPTLLFANAGMNQFKDVFLGKEKRSYTRAVSIQKCVRAGGKHNDLDNVGFTRRHLTFFEMMGNFSFGDYFKKEAIQFAWNFLTKEMGLPADKLYPTVFEQDDEAYNLWHTIIGVPKERIYRLGASDNFWQMGDTGPCGPCSEILMDLGPEFGCGKKTCAPGCSCDRYFEIWNLVFMQFNRQPDGTDLPLSQTGVDTGMGLERLTLAVQKVGSVFETDLFTPIIKKIEQLTGIIYKDQDVKVKGAFNVLADHIRSSSMIIADGAYPSNEGRGYVVRKIIRRAALFSQKLSDKPLLSDLVPIVVKELGSIYPELRDAQDRIIALIDQEIEQFSSNLVRGQTVLNRYMSENTKKQITGAEAFTLYDTYGFPLELTRVIAEEAGFIVDIAGFEQEMEQQRIRSGKKSNYVQEELHLDDTTTEFTGYQELYTSSPIQALIVDNVRVQSAEKGRVVWIIPKHSPFYVECGGQIGDHGTVTIKNHTAQVTQLRTFNNAIGIEITAPTTLSCGDIIIQEVAKKHRANIMKNHTATHLLQAALVEILGTGIKQSGSLVHPEYLRFDFTYHKQLSPEEISKIERRVNEMIMENIIVTTHETTYQQALDKGVTAFFGDKYNPDSVRVVEVPGFSAELCGGTHVRATGDIGLFKITDISALSAGNRRIIAVTGPHAVQLFQESYITIKELCTLFKVKPHELMTAVIKQQDQCKQAQQQARALKKQLISLNLPQWLASAETINGLSIVLLELQGYGLDDLRMLAQELQTHKPGLYCIFNSEGNKTAFIISLHSSLAQKHSLEILKAFLQKSFKLRGGGTKTLLQGGGPLLPRGWEETLRTWLQAHI